The Magnolia sinica isolate HGM2019 chromosome 10, MsV1, whole genome shotgun sequence genome includes a window with the following:
- the LOC131257630 gene encoding uncharacterized protein LOC131257630 codes for MALPVWPYIAEQVMSTMREPFAPLLSKLSVVAEGKASAPNEDIKRCIKDCTKDCINEAKTALQFTKKWEESLIGSFDELTRTVDELLGDDKIITKPPSDFLSSKNGEMLIAITMRVRAMASKVSHDSSATTSSPSSPSKDKLKESAAHEEELQRKADKITAPDLGRPLLQGSYDDLEPQLKECLLCFSAFPENIVIKRRIMIYWWIGEGLVTPMTDGRTAEEVGEDCFKMLISSGLIEPIYQKHSKIAKYCKIHPWARQMLVSKAKESKFFKFDPQDRPTFNTNQSQGI; via the exons ATGGCTCTGCCGGTCTGGCCCTACATTGCTGAGCAAG TCATGTCGACTATGAGGGAACCTTTCGCTCCGTTGCTCAGCAAACTGTCGGTGGTGGCAGAAGGTAAAGCTTCTGCTCCCAATGAAGACATCAAACGCTGCATCAAAGACTGCACCAAAGACTGCATCAACGAAGCCAAAACCGCGCTACAATTCACCAAGAAATGGGAGGAAAGTTTAATTGGTAGCTTTGATGAATTAACTAGAACTGTCGACGAATTGCTTGGTGATGACAAAATCATCACAAAACCGCCATCAGATTTTCTTAGCAgtaaaaatggtgaaatgcttaTTGCAATCACCATGAGAGTGCGAGCAATGGCTTCAAAAGTGTCCCACGACTCATCTGCCACAACATCTAGCCCTTCTTCACCATCAAAAGATAAGTTGAAGGAGTCAGCAGCGCACGAGGAAGAGCTCCAGCGCAAGGCGGATAAAATCACCGCACCGGATCTGGGCAGGCCATTACTCCAGGGGAGCTATGATGATCTTGAACCTCAACTAAAAGAATGCCTGCTTTGTTTCTCAGCCTTCCCTGAAAACATAGTCATCAAGAGGCGGATCATGATCTACTGGTGGATCGGTGAAGGACTAGTGACCCCAATGACAGATGGCCGAACAGCGGAGGAAGTCGGAGAAGACTGCTTTAAGATGCTGATTTCAAGTGGTCTGATCGAACCCATCTACCAAAAACATAGCAAAATTGCCAAGTACTGCAAAATCCACCCTTGGGCTCGGCAGATGCTGGTTTCCAAAGCCAAGGAATCTAAATTCTTTAAATTTGACCCACAAGACCGCCCGACCTTCAACACCAACCAAAGCCAAGGAATCTAA